The Brevinematales bacterium region ATCGCCCTTTCCGTGATGGCGATGTTTTTATCCAACGGGTGCGACGGCAAGGGTAACGGCGGCGGCACCAATGTGGCCGGTACCGGTAAGGTAAAAATCGGCTTCCTGCTGAAAACCATGCAGGAGGAACGTTACCAGAAGGACAAGGCGGCGTTCATCAAGAAGGCCGAGTCGCTCGGGGCGCAGGTCGTCTTCGATTCCGCGAACAATAACGAACAGACCCAGCTCGCGAACTTCGAGAATATGCTCGTACAGGGCGTGAAGGTCATCGTGCTCCAGCCGGTCAACACCGGTACCGCGGGCAATATGGTGAAGAAAGCGCACGAGCAGGGCGTGAAGGTCATCGGGTACGACTCGATGCTCCAGAACGGCCCCCTCGACCTGATGGTGATGCAGGATAGCTGGGCGGTCGGTAAGCTCCAGGCCGAGGCGATGGTCGAATGGCTGAAGAAGAAAAAGGGCGAGGTTAAAGGTAAGGTCGCTCTCATCATGGGCCAGCCGGGAGATTCCAACGCGCGGACGATGAGCCAGGGTGTGTATGACGTGATCAAGGCGAACCCCGGGCTGGAACTGGTGGTCGAGCAGGCGCACGAGGGATGGTCTCCCGAGAAGTCGCGCCAGACCGCCGAGAATGCGCTCGTCAAGTACAATAATGAGATCGACGCCTTTATCTGCAACAACAGCGGGCTCGCGCGCGGCGTGATTTCCGCCCTCAACGTGCAGGGATTGGCCGATAGTACGAAGGTATTCGTCGCCGGTTCCGATGCCGATCTCGCGAATATCCGTTATGTCGCGCAGGGCAAACAGTCTGTCGAGATTTGGAAGAAGATCGACCCGTTAGCCGAAAAAGCCGCCGAGGTCGCGGTCGCGCTCGCGATGAATATGGACAAACATGTGACTAATATCGTCAAGATCGATAAGATGATCAATAACGGTTTTCAGGAAGTGCCCACTATCGTGACGGAAGTCGTCCTGATTACGAAGGACAATATCGATGCGACGATAGTTAAAGAAGGATATTATACGAAAGAGCAGGTTTACGGTAAATAAGAAGGTAGCCGATGAACGAAGTCATACTGGAGATGAAGGATATCGGGAAGGAATTCCCGGGGGTGCGCGCGCTCGATAATGTGACGCTGACCGCGCGGAGGGGTGAAGTCCTCGCGCTGGTCGGCGAGAACGGCGCGGGCAAGTCCACGCTGATGAAGGTCCTAAGCGGCGTATGGGCGTACCCGTCCTACGAGGGCGAGATCAAGGTTAAGGGCGAGACCCGGATGTTCCGCAGTACCGGGGACGCCGAGCGCGCGGGAATCGGCATCATCTATCAGGAGCTCAACCTGATACAGGACTTATCGGTCGCGGAGAATATTTTCCTCGACCGTCAGCCCGTGAATAAACTCGGCCTGATCGATTGGGACCGTCTCCGTTCCGGGAGTCTCAGGCTCCTCGAAGAACTGCATATCAACGAGATCGACCCGATGGCGTCGGTAAAGGAGCTCACAGTCGGGAAACAGCAGATGGTGGAGATCGCCAAGGCGCTCAGCCAGAACGCGGAGATACTCATATTGGACGAGCCCACATCGGCGCTGACCGACCGCGAGACCGACGAGCTGTTCCGCGTCATCCGCAAGCTCAAGGCGCAGGGAGTTTGCATGATCTATATCTCCCACAAGATGGAGGAGCTCAAGCAGATTGCCGACAGGATACTGGTGCTGCGTGACGGGCGCACGATCGGCGAATCGGTGCCGATCGGGGAGATCACTATCGACGAGATTATCTCGAGGATGGTGGGGCGCGACCTCAAGACGCTCTATCCCAAGCAGGAATTCCAGCGCGGGAAAAAAGTGCTCGAGGTGAAGGATTTCGAGGTAGACCATCCCCTGCTGCCCGGCGAGAAAATTGTCCGCGACGTATCGTTCGACCTCTATCAGGGCGAGATACTCGGGATAGCGGGGCTGATGGGCGCGGGGCGTTCGGAGCTGGTCATGGGTATTTTCGGGGCATGGGGGAATGCCGCGCGCGGGAAAGTCATTGTCGACGGCAAGGAAATAAAATTCACTTCGCCCAAGGATACCATCCAAGCGGGTATCGGGCTGGTGACGGAAGATAGAAAACTATTGGGACTGTTACTCGAACAGGACCTGATTTTTAATACGACTCTCGCCTCTCTCGACCGGTTTGTGAAATTGGGAGTACTCGATCAGTATCAGGAACGGCAGACGACGGACAAGTATGTTAAGGAACTTGGCGTAAAAACACCCTCGCTCGACGTGAAAATCGCCAATCTCAGCGGGGGTAATCAGCAGAAGGTGGTGATCGGGAAATGGCTGAACACCTTCCCTAAAGTCCTGATATTGGACGAGCCCACGCGGGGTATCGATATCGGGGCGAAGGTGGAAATCTATAAACTGATGAACCGTCTGGTCGAGCAGGGGGTCGCGATCATCATGATCTCGTCGGAACTTCCCGAGGTAATGGGGATGAGCGACCGGATACTCGTGATGTGCGAGGGGAGACTTTCGGCGGATTTAACCTGCGCCGACACCTCGAAAGAAAAAGTGATGGAGTTCGCCACCGGAAGTTCAGGGGGAAAATGAAAAGAAGGTCAGAACCGTTCTTAGAATATCTGCGCGAGCCTTATCTTATCCAGAAATTCCACGAACGGAGAAATAACGAAAGGACATATTTCGGTAAGATTGCTGCGTTCTTATCGACTATTGCATATCTTTACGCAATGTACCAGGATAATTTTATACTCGATTTTTCCAATCTCCTGGTGGTGCGCCTCGCCGGATTCTTTTTCACATTAGTATATCTAGTCTTCAGCTTCACGAAGTGGACGTCGAACAGGACGCTGCACCGGGTTGTCTACGATATGTTCCTGTTATCGTCCATTATCCATCTCTGCGTAGTGATCATTTTCGCGAATTTTTCAAGCGGCGCAATCGGCGCGCTGATTATGTCGGTGTTCGCGATCGCGATCATCTACCGGGGCGCGCCGCTGGATCTCGGCCTGATTTTTGCGCTTCCCATCGCGGGATTGATCCTGATCATTATTTTATTCGTCCATCCCGATCCCGAGCATTGGACTCTCCTTGCGAATCCCATCGCGCTGTCTATTGTCGCATGGGCGGTGGGGTGGTTCCAGGAGCGGACGCGTTACCGGGAGTTCCGGTGGCACTGGATCGCCGATACCGAACTGTTGGTATCGAAAGAACTGCTCGATAAAGTGGACAGCGAGATGAAGCTTGCCGCGAAGATACAGTCCAGCCTGATTCCGCAGGTATCCCCGCAGATCGCGGGGCTGAGTTTCGCGATGTTCTATAAGCCGATGGATGAAGTGGGCGGGGATTTCTTCGACTTCATCGATGTCGATAATAAGAAGGGTCTCGGCGTGTTTATGAGCGACGTATCCGGGCATGGCGTACCCGCTTCGCTGATATCGTCGATGGTTAAGACGCTCGTGACGACATCGTCGAAGGATATTATCTCCCCGTCGGAGTTCCTGCAGGAGATCAATCAGAAGATATGCGGACTGAGCGCGGGAAATTTCGTAGCGGCGTTCTACGGGATTTATTTTCACAAAACCCGCAAGTTCGTGTATTCCACCGCGACCCAGACATTCCCGTATATCCTGCGGGAAACATTCGTACTCCAGATGCGCGGACGGGGGAGTATGCTGGGGATGTTTCCCAACCTCAATTTCGACGTGTACGAGTTCCAATGCGAGCCCGGCGACCGGATACTATTTTATACCGACGGGCTGATTGAGACGTTTAATAAGGATAACGAGGTGTTCCAGAAAGTTATCGATAAGGCGATGCTCGCCCACCGTGACGAGGATATCCGGGCGTTCCTGACGAGCGTATTCGACGAGTTGAACCGTTTCGCGGGAGGGTGTTTCAACGACGATATCTGCATGGTCGCGATGGACATCGAATGAAAGGAGTTCCCCCCGATATTTGATTATTTTCCATTT contains the following coding sequences:
- a CDS encoding substrate-binding domain-containing protein, translating into MKTRKILIALSVMAMFLSNGCDGKGNGGGTNVAGTGKVKIGFLLKTMQEERYQKDKAAFIKKAESLGAQVVFDSANNNEQTQLANFENMLVQGVKVIVLQPVNTGTAGNMVKKAHEQGVKVIGYDSMLQNGPLDLMVMQDSWAVGKLQAEAMVEWLKKKKGEVKGKVALIMGQPGDSNARTMSQGVYDVIKANPGLELVVEQAHEGWSPEKSRQTAENALVKYNNEIDAFICNNSGLARGVISALNVQGLADSTKVFVAGSDADLANIRYVAQGKQSVEIWKKIDPLAEKAAEVAVALAMNMDKHVTNIVKIDKMINNGFQEVPTIVTEVVLITKDNIDATIVKEGYYTKEQVYGK
- a CDS encoding sugar ABC transporter ATP-binding protein, with product MNEVILEMKDIGKEFPGVRALDNVTLTARRGEVLALVGENGAGKSTLMKVLSGVWAYPSYEGEIKVKGETRMFRSTGDAERAGIGIIYQELNLIQDLSVAENIFLDRQPVNKLGLIDWDRLRSGSLRLLEELHINEIDPMASVKELTVGKQQMVEIAKALSQNAEILILDEPTSALTDRETDELFRVIRKLKAQGVCMIYISHKMEELKQIADRILVLRDGRTIGESVPIGEITIDEIISRMVGRDLKTLYPKQEFQRGKKVLEVKDFEVDHPLLPGEKIVRDVSFDLYQGEILGIAGLMGAGRSELVMGIFGAWGNAARGKVIVDGKEIKFTSPKDTIQAGIGLVTEDRKLLGLLLEQDLIFNTTLASLDRFVKLGVLDQYQERQTTDKYVKELGVKTPSLDVKIANLSGGNQQKVVIGKWLNTFPKVLILDEPTRGIDIGAKVEIYKLMNRLVEQGVAIIMISSELPEVMGMSDRILVMCEGRLSADLTCADTSKEKVMEFATGSSGGK
- a CDS encoding serine/threonine-protein phosphatase, producing MKRRSEPFLEYLREPYLIQKFHERRNNERTYFGKIAAFLSTIAYLYAMYQDNFILDFSNLLVVRLAGFFFTLVYLVFSFTKWTSNRTLHRVVYDMFLLSSIIHLCVVIIFANFSSGAIGALIMSVFAIAIIYRGAPLDLGLIFALPIAGLILIIILFVHPDPEHWTLLANPIALSIVAWAVGWFQERTRYREFRWHWIADTELLVSKELLDKVDSEMKLAAKIQSSLIPQVSPQIAGLSFAMFYKPMDEVGGDFFDFIDVDNKKGLGVFMSDVSGHGVPASLISSMVKTLVTTSSKDIISPSEFLQEINQKICGLSAGNFVAAFYGIYFHKTRKFVYSTATQTFPYILRETFVLQMRGRGSMLGMFPNLNFDVYEFQCEPGDRILFYTDGLIETFNKDNEVFQKVIDKAMLAHRDEDIRAFLTSVFDELNRFAGGCFNDDICMVAMDIE